From the Candidatus Latescibacterota bacterium genome, one window contains:
- a CDS encoding DUF2824 family protein → MIACERLWNYQVVIQTISAVWDEISEDDAPPYQPDLINEVWVGLFDDGKYIGMYRFNQLTSVMWEGHVFMLPDHREHAIEGGFAIQSWLIENIPTLRKMIVNIPECFPNVIAFVKKIGLKKQGYNSDSYTKNGVVGMYQYGITFEEMRWEQQQR, encoded by the coding sequence ATGATTGCCTGTGAGCGGTTGTGGAATTATCAGGTCGTCATCCAGACCATCAGCGCGGTATGGGATGAGATTTCAGAGGATGACGCGCCGCCCTATCAGCCGGATCTGATCAATGAGGTATGGGTGGGTTTATTTGACGATGGCAAGTACATCGGCATGTATCGCTTCAACCAACTGACATCTGTCATGTGGGAGGGCCATGTGTTCATGCTTCCAGACCACCGGGAACATGCCATTGAGGGTGGTTTTGCCATCCAGTCATGGTTGATTGAAAACATTCCGACTCTCAGAAAGATGATAGTGAACATTCCAGAGTGTTTTCCAAATGTCATCGCGTTTGTGAAGAAAATAGGGCTTAAAAAACAAGGTTACAATTCCGACAGTTACACCAAAAACGGCGTGGTCGGAATGTACCAGTACGGAATTACTTTTGAGGAAATGAGATGGGAACAGCAGCAACGATAG
- a CDS encoding DUF551 domain-containing protein encodes MSEWQPIETAPVGVRLLLWWRPIDGNKHAETSLIGQVCYGEYEGQWWNDQRGAYQDLWHITHWKLLPEPPEDKS; translated from the coding sequence GTGAGTGAATGGCAACCAATTGAAACGGCACCTGTCGGGGTGCGCCTACTGCTATGGTGGAGGCCGATAGACGGAAATAAACATGCTGAAACGTCACTCATTGGTCAGGTGTGCTATGGAGAATATGAGGGTCAGTGGTGGAACGATCAGCGTGGTGCGTATCAAGACTTATGGCACATCACTCACTGGAAGCTACTGCCAGAACCCCCGGAGGATAAATCATGA